Genomic segment of Salvia hispanica cultivar TCC Black 2014 chromosome 2, UniMelb_Shisp_WGS_1.0, whole genome shotgun sequence:
ATTTGCTTCTTGCTATCTATTCGTAAAGACTAAGCTTCAACTTCAGTGAATTTTGGTTATTGAAGATTATAGGACCTGAGTTTGAAAGGGAAGTATCcttaagtaaaaaaagaaaaacattatGCTGAAACGTGCAAATTTGGCATGGCACACAAGCTTGCACTTCTTAAGAGTTCTTGCTTGATATGGAAGGagaattagttttaaatactCATCTTGAATATGTTAGTGAAgtcaaatagtagtactactactttgcTGATGATTATAAAGATTCACATAGTTACCTGTAATAAGATACTTGAAGTTACATGACAGCTTCACACGGTTCTACATAATAGGACAACTAAGCGAATATGAATTAAGTTCAAtcacaaacataaacatcaactAGGTGAATGTCTCTCTCAAGTCTCAAAGCGAAGAGACAAAATAAGCCAATAGAAGTGACCAAGTAAACAACCCGGACAAGTCTCAGCCACGCACTTTTTAGTGCCTCTAATTCTAAATGGTAGTCATAATATGCAAGTATTAATCTTTCTCTAGCTCTTAGCTCTCATGGCAAATTGTTTTCCATCATAGATTACAAGATTCAGTAAATAATGATTAACCAGAAACTCAGTTTATCTGATCCAAAAAAATCTCTGATTCTGATACTTTCCAATACGAACCACCACTCTGAATTTTTAAAGGCTCAAGTTCACCGCAGTCTACAGTTTTCATGAAGCCATGGTTCACACCACACAGCTTAACAATTTGGGGGGCGCACACATgattcattttagtaataaattatacacCATTTGTCAAATACAACTGAATTCCAGCATTATACCGTGAATTCAGTAATTACTTAAGAAGCTTTAGAATTATCTAATCTCAGATAAATACAGGCATTTCAAAGCTCTCCTctcatcaacaaaattatatcatgAATAGCGAATTACTAATAAGTTACTAAGTTGTAAAAATTAAGCAAAAAGATGAAAGAGGAAAAGAACCTAACaataaaagatgaaataagATTAAAGATTTTGAGGCAAGAAAAGATCCAGATAGCATTATAGCAGTAAGCCAGAGTCCCAGCCATTACAAAGCAACATATCGTGCATTTTTCCTAGCCTAAAGATCAAAGAAAAACacgcaataaataaatgaagaaaacaaattagaCAAAGATGCACAACCCCTCAACTTTCAATGGTTAAAAGCTTCAACAAGacaccaaattaaactacatAATACAACTGAGGCCGGAAATCAGAGATGAAATCACCACGTATAGCAGTATCTAATGTCACACAAACTTCAACCAGAAGAGCTCACATCATATTTAGAAAAGCAGATATCTTGAAAAAGGCGAGCATTAACAGTAAACtatatgaattttgtaattttagttACATCCTAAAGAGCAATACCAGCAGTCATCTGTATGTGACTCTGTGTGTCTCCACAAAGATTACATTTTACAAAGAGCAACAAACCCGAATGGTGTTCAAGAAGGCGGGGGGCGAACAGTAATCTGAACCGGAATGGGGCGGCCCGTGCCGGTGCCACCGCAGCTATTGCAGGCCATCCGGCCGGAGCCGGCGCAAGTCCGGCAGCCGTAATCGCCGTCATTCCAGCGGGTGCACATGCAGGTGACCCGGCCCGTTCCGTTGCAGCTGGGGCATCTGGGCGTCCGGCCCGAACCCATCATGGGGTTGTGATCCATCACCTGTTTGACGAGAACTGCCCCTGCCAATACGCTGAGGCCGGTGGCCAATTGGGTTAACACGATCGGCGCCATATATAATTGAAGTAGAATCAGCGATTTTGGGAAAATGGGAAGGGGAAAGGGTTGATTTTGGGGGTGGATTTGGATTAAGATTTGGATTTTGGAAGGGAATGGGATTGTGTTTATGGGGGGAAGTGGTGGTGGAAGAGTACACGTAAGTCGGATTGGAGTGGTGGTGATTTGGGcttttcttaattattcattttgtttactCCATGTTTCATTTGTCGTTTCTTTATATTTTCGGTGTCGTGCctatattctatttataattttgtactccctcaTCTGCGATTAGGAGTCTCGGTCACTTTTGAACACccgttttatcaaaattataaaaaataattaaagtggagaaatagtaaaatgagagagaaaataatgttacAAGAGTCTTCTCaccattattctctcttttattttaccatttctccactttaactattttttatcatttttataaaatgagtgtgcaaaagtgaccgggattCCTAACagcggatggagggagtaatactaGTATTCAAATTCTGAATTATTTAAAGGATATAAAtcactattaatattaaattccATTGATTCAACCTGGTTTTGAGATTGAAATGCAGGATTCAACATTTTCACTTCTTTATAAGAGTATTTCACTACTAACGTAACTAATTGGTTGTCATGGTCGTCAATATATACGCATTGTTTCTAGGGATTTTCGGGAAGGATAGAAGGTATTCAAATTCTGAATTAAAGGCAGAAGGAAGGGTGGGACAAAGTAGGAGTAATATAGTTATTGGAGGTACGAATATAGTCTAGATCAGAAGGTTGAATTACATAGATCCCCACCTGCAATAAGGCCCAGCTCGtaaatgcataatttttgTCCTGGATTAAATTGGTTGATGCAGTGATccctaaatatatatactccactaCTTTGTACATTAGCTATCCAAAAACTCTTTTTTGATTTGATATATAATCCAATAGATAGAGGGTTCACAGCAATTGGAATTGGAGGTAACGAATTTGTGCAACTCATGGATGGTTATTGATGTTGAATCAGTTCTTCAGAAGCCAATCCCACAGGTAGGCATGTTCTCATGGAGTTTGTATCTATTATGAATAGATGAAGATGTGTCTTATTCGGCACCATCATAATTGTTTGATACTTATAGAGTAGAGGtcctttttggtcctaaacatatcgcgattttttgattttggtacagaacattatcttttgaattattcggtccttcacaaataaaaacggATCACATTTAGTCCGAATTGGATGGAACAGTTAAAATTTGAGAGACGGGATTGGCTGGATATAGGGGAAATTTGTTCTTGGCAGAGAAATATGATTTGGGAGTCGCTTTATTCTTCTCTGAGGAGAAGCTCTGTAGCTTTGGATCTCAGAATTTGAattctctcttcctcttcttaGCATTTCAGGCATTAATTATTAACTCTTAATCTggtcaaaattcaattatgaATAGTTGActtgttaaattttaacattttcatttaattcgGACTAAATGTGATTcgtttttatttgtgagggaccaaataattcaaaagataatgttctggaccaaaatcataaaatcacaacatgttaaggaccaaaagAGACATTTACTCATATTTACATCCTTTAGTTGCAAGTAACTCGTCTTTCGGAGAGGATCACCTCATTCAAATGATACACCATTTCATCCtacactaataaaataatgacatgtgaatattctataaattaacaaaataaaagactaAAAGTTTAATTACGATGATACATATCCTCATACACATTTAATGCCATGTAATCCCCCACGCAGCTGCCAAAAAAACTGcgataaattaatatcaagGTTTCACCATGCTAAACGTTTAACAAGCCTTACACTAAATAAAAGTTTCACCATGAAATTAACAACTCCTACACTAAATAAAGGTTTCACCATTCTAAaaaccacaaaatgtcaaaagCTCTCCAAATCTCCATTATAAATTGGATGAACGAAACATTCAATTTATCaagaattttcttttaattaaattttaacttcTAGATAAAAAAACTCTCATACTTATCATATTCTCATCCaatgtcatttatttttagtactgcctcataaaaagttaaaaccaattacataaaatattttgatagaTATTTCGAtcctttattatattttttatgcatttaactTAGAGAAttagaaggaagaagaaacacGTAATACCAATTAAGTTTGAAATAAGTCACGAAATCAAGTAATAGTACATAGTTGTAAACGTAAAGTAATCGGAGCTAACCTTCCTTGCAGACAAAAAACAAAGtttaacaaaaaagaaaaaaaaaggggatttacgtttatgatttttaatgagaattaaataaatgaaacctCTAGGGTTtaaattttaggttttagtgtgttatttccttttttaaagaatatatatatggcATTAAACTATTGATGTATGAGGATATGTATCAtcataattaaacttttagtcttttattttgttaatttaaaaaatatccacgtgttattattttattagtgtaGGATGAAATGGTGTATCATTTGAATGAGGTGATCCTCTCCGCTTTTCTTGATATTATTAACAGATAAAGTTCAAAATGccatttcttcttttcaaGTTTTAACTCATGAGCTATCCAAAGATGCACATAGTATGGTTTTATAATACTCTATTAATGTAGTATAATCTTTTGACACAAGGAATTTCAGTTGAAGTCATTTAGCCGGACAATGAAGCTGGTTGCAGGATTTTTATTCATGTTCAATATATAATGGTTTCCAAAAGTGCAAGAAAGGATAGTTTTCTG
This window contains:
- the LOC125205443 gene encoding uncharacterized protein LOC125205443 gives rise to the protein MAPIVLTQLATGLSVLAGAVLVKQVMDHNPMMGSGRTPRCPSCNGTGRVTCMCTRWNDGDYGCRTCAGSGRMACNSCGGTGTGRPIPVQITVRPPPS